The nucleotide window TTTTGAAGAAGGTAAACAAATTAAAGAATATATGGATAATATGTCCCAGTTAAAAGAATTAAGCTTTTCCATTTATAATCAATTTGTTCTTCCAGAAGACGGAGCATTTATTGAGCAGCTAAAGGAGGCCAATGTTCATATTTTAGCGATTACGGAAGACTGGTGTGGCGATGCGATGTTAAACAACCCGGTTATTCGTAAAGTAGCTGAAGCTGCAAATGTTGAAGTACGCGCAGTACTGCGTGATGAAGATACAGATTTAATCGACCGCTACTTGACGAATGGTGGTCGAGCGATTCCAATTTACCTAGTGTTAAATGAAGCGGGGGAAGTAATTGCGAAGTGGGGGCCTCGTGCACCAGAGCTTCAACAATTTGTAACAGAAATGCGCTCGGCTTTACCGGAAAAGGAAAATCCAAGTTTTGAAGAGGCACAAAAAGCGATGTATGATCGCATGCGCCAGCAGTACACAGAAAATCCACAAATGTGGACAAATGTGTATGAGGATTTCAAAAAGGCGCTCTTAGAAAGTATATAAGTTAGAAATTTTACGTACGCTCAAATATCTATGAATAAGATAAAAAGTTCTTACTATATAATATAGTAGGAACTTTTTTAATGTTAGTACGTAATAAATGATAGAACATCGGGAGTGAAGTATTATTGCATTCCTAAAACAAACAAAAGTATACTTTGTATAGTGTTAAAAATTTGAAATCAGGATGAGATAATTATGAAAAGAGCGAGAATAATATACAATCCAACATCGGGTCGAGAAATTTTTAAAAAGCATCTTCCAGAAGTACTAGAAAAACTTGAAATAGCAGGCTATGAGGCGTCATGCCATGCAACAACAGGTGAAGGGGATGCAACGAAGGCAGCAATCGAGGCTGTGCGTCGTGAATTTGATATAGTAATCGCAGTTGGTGGAGATGGAACACTAAATGAAGTGGTTACGGGAATAAGTCAATGTGAAAATCGCCCGAAGTTAGGATTAATTCCAATGGGAACGACAAATGACTTTGCACGAGCAGTACGCATACCGCGCAAAATCGAAGAAGCACTAGAGATTATTATTGCAGGGGATACAATTCCAGTCGATGTAGGGCTATTAAATGAAGAACGTTATTTCATAAATATTGCAGCAGGTGGACGTATTACTGAGCTTACATACGAGGTGCCAAGCAAGTTAAAAACGGTGCTAGGTCAGCTTGCGTATTATTTAAAAGCAATTGAAATGATTCCTTCAATTAAAGCAACTCATTTGAAAATTCAAATGGATGAAGAAGAATTTGATGGCAATGCAATGATGTTTTTATGTGGTCTCACGAATTCAGTAGGGGGCTTCGAAAAAATTGCGCCCGATGCATCGATTAATGATGGACTATTTACAGTGATGATTTTAAAGGAATGTAATATTGCAGACTTTATTCGAATCGCATCTCTTGCATTGCGTGGGGAGCATTTAAACGATGAGCGTGTCATCTATCGCAAGGCGAGTCGTGTCGTTGTGACGTCAGATGCGGATGTGCATTTAAATTTAGATGGCGAATATGGTGGCGATGCACCAGCAATCTTCCAAAATTTAAAGCGACATATTGAAGTATTTGTCCCAATTAATGAAATTCGAGAAATTGATTCCTCCTTAACAGGTAGTAAGATGCCCTTCCGCTAAAAAAGGAGCCCTTACTTCATAAACCGGTAGTTTGAGGAGATATCATCTTACAAAAAGAATAAGAAATAAAACAAGCTTGTAAGGACTTATTTTGTCTTTGCAAGCTTTTTTATGCGTTCAAATCGAATTGAGATGGGTATATTAGGCATAACGGCAACAGGCTAACTAGGTTAAGGAGGCAATGAAGGTGATTAATGAGTCTGCAGTATATTGGAGCCGCATTTTAACGGAGGTAACGTTATCCTTCCATATCATTTATGCCACAATTGGTGTCGGTATCCCTATTTTTATCATGATTGCACAGTGGATTGGTATACGTAATAATGATGAGCATTATATTTTAATGGCGAGACGCTGGGCAAGAGGCTATGTAATTACAGTAGCAGTAGGTGTTGTAACGGGGACGGTAATCGGTTTGCAACTCTCTCTACTTTGGCCAAACTTTATGCAAACGGCGGGACAGTTAATTGCACTACCTCTGTTTATGGAGACCTTTGCATTTTTCTTTGAAGCAATATTTTTAGGAATATATTTATACACATGGGACCGATTTGAAAATCAAAAGAAGCATTTATTATTATTAATTCCTGTAGCGATTGGCGCATCAATGTCGGCCTTATTTATTACGATTTTAAATGCCTTTATGAACGCACCTCAAGGATTCGATATTGTCGATGGGAAGCTTATTAATATCCGTCCCCTTGTTGCAATGTTTAATCCCGCAATGCCGACAAAGGTTGCGCATGTATTAGTAACGGCCTATATGACATGTGCGTTTATTCTTGCATCAATTGCAGCGTTCCGACTACTCCGTGGATCAAATCATATTTATCATAAAAAGGCGCTCTATTTATTGATGAAACTAGGATTTATTTTTTCAGTAGCGACGGTTATTGTTGGTGATTTTTCAGGAAAGTATCTAGCCGAATATCAACCAGAAAAGCTTGCAGCAGCAGAATGGCATTTTGAAACTGGCCCAAGTGCATCGCTCGTTTTGTTTGGGATATTAGATGATGGTGAAGTGAAGTATGCAATTGAAATTCCTTATGCATTAAGTATATTAGCGTTTTCTAACCCAAAGGCAGAAGTTATTGGACTTGATCAATTTCCCGTAGATGAACACCCACCATACTATATTCATTATTTATTTGCTGTCATGGTGATGATCGGGACGTTCATGTTAGTAGTGGCGTTCATTTATTTACTTGCAATACGAAAAGGCTGGTTGTTTATAAGAACAAAGTGGTTCCGATGGATTGTTGTAGCTGGAGGTCCATTATCCATCATTGCAATTGAAGCGGGCTGGTGGCTTGCGGAGGTTGGTAGACAGCCATGGGTATTGCGCGGTATTATGCGCACGGAACAAGGCGCCACAACGAGTAACTACGTAGATTTGATGCTTGTACTATTTTCTGTATT belongs to Solibacillus sp. FSL R7-0682 and includes:
- a CDS encoding thioredoxin family protein, with product MKSEQQYFEEGKQIKEYMDNMSQLKELSFSIYNQFVLPEDGAFIEQLKEANVHILAITEDWCGDAMLNNPVIRKVAEAANVEVRAVLRDEDTDLIDRYLTNGGRAIPIYLVLNEAGEVIAKWGPRAPELQQFVTEMRSALPEKENPSFEEAQKAMYDRMRQQYTENPQMWTNVYEDFKKALLESI
- a CDS encoding diacylglycerol kinase; translated protein: MKRARIIYNPTSGREIFKKHLPEVLEKLEIAGYEASCHATTGEGDATKAAIEAVRREFDIVIAVGGDGTLNEVVTGISQCENRPKLGLIPMGTTNDFARAVRIPRKIEEALEIIIAGDTIPVDVGLLNEERYFINIAAGGRITELTYEVPSKLKTVLGQLAYYLKAIEMIPSIKATHLKIQMDEEEFDGNAMMFLCGLTNSVGGFEKIAPDASINDGLFTVMILKECNIADFIRIASLALRGEHLNDERVIYRKASRVVVTSDADVHLNLDGEYGGDAPAIFQNLKRHIEVFVPINEIREIDSSLTGSKMPFR
- a CDS encoding cytochrome ubiquinol oxidase subunit I, which encodes MINESAVYWSRILTEVTLSFHIIYATIGVGIPIFIMIAQWIGIRNNDEHYILMARRWARGYVITVAVGVVTGTVIGLQLSLLWPNFMQTAGQLIALPLFMETFAFFFEAIFLGIYLYTWDRFENQKKHLLLLIPVAIGASMSALFITILNAFMNAPQGFDIVDGKLINIRPLVAMFNPAMPTKVAHVLVTAYMTCAFILASIAAFRLLRGSNHIYHKKALYLLMKLGFIFSVATVIVGDFSGKYLAEYQPEKLAAAEWHFETGPSASLVLFGILDDGEVKYAIEIPYALSILAFSNPKAEVIGLDQFPVDEHPPYYIHYLFAVMVMIGTFMLVVAFIYLLAIRKGWLFIRTKWFRWIVVAGGPLSIIAIEAGWWLAEVGRQPWVLRGIMRTEQGATTSNYVDLMLVLFSVLYLILAVGSVVTLRRMFKNNPIEKEIAARARKGEGIG